A single genomic interval of Anopheles marshallii chromosome 2, idAnoMarsDA_429_01, whole genome shotgun sequence harbors:
- the LOC128709110 gene encoding ATP-dependent RNA helicase bel, which produces MSNAINQNGTGLEQQFAGLDLQQKQQQLGGGGGSNPESGNPKHPAGRYVPPQLRECADSGGDFQPSESGAGGIPVSGGGGIGGGGGRRGFGGDSNRNRGGGGGDYGRYGDRDYRGGDYNRRSGGGGGGGGRYQNDRRGGDYGNYGRGGGDRGYNNGRDGGGYRGDGGYQNSEGYGGDRRDNWPAYGGARGGPAGGPPAGGRDRPMDGPPPQNDRWQEPGPAMGPPGPGSVGSGGGTGPGEGGGAGGRSFYDRGANGGGGGRWTSGSDRRDGRGGGGGGSGGGGYGSGRGQIDYTILTERDERLEAELFKHGNTGINFSKYEDIPVEATGDDVPGHISSFDDIELTEIIENNIKLARYDKPTPVQKYAIPIILSGRDLMACAQTGSGKTAAFLVPILNQMYKHGAAAPPPNRPMNRRKQYPLGLVLAPTRELATQIFEESKKFCYRSRMRPAVLYGGNNTQDQIRDLERGCHLIVATPGRLEDMIGRGKVGLDNIRFLVLDEADRMLDMGFEPQIRRIVEESRMPVTGERQTLMFSATFPKAIQELASDFLYRYIFLAVGRVGSTSVNITQTIFWVEENIKRSHLLDLLSNITAQNDEDAENCLTLIFVETKKAADSLEEFLYNHSYPVTSIHGDRTQSEREEALRLFRCGRCPILVATAVAARGLDIPNVKQVINFDLPAEVEEYVHRIGRTGRMGNLGTATSFFNEKNRNVANGLVRLLAETGQEIPGFLEDMTNSRGYGGSRRGRVQRGGGGSTFGSRDYRQQNNARSGGGPRDHRQMGGGGGGGSRGYGGGGGGGGGGGGGYGERDDGYGRNGIGGGSYGGSYSNNDGGNGVDWWGDGY; this is translated from the exons TTTGCTGGTCTGGACttgcagcagaagcagcagcaacttgGCGGCGGCGGAGGCAGCAACCCAGAATCCGGAAATCCTAAGCATCCGGCCGGGCGGTACGTTCCACCGCAATTGCGAGAATGTGCTGATAGTGGCGGCGACTTTCAACCTTCTGAATCCGGTGCCGGCGGTATACCTGTAAGCGGCGGCGGCGGTATCGGAGGTGGAGGTGGCAGACGAGGATTCGGTGGAGATTCGAACCGGAATcgtggtggcggcggtggtgaCTACGGACGCTACGGCGATCGTGACTATCGCGGAGGTGACTACAATAGACGTAGCGGCGGAGGCGGCGGTGGAGGTGGCCGCTATCAAAACGATCGACGCGGCGGCGATTATGGCAACTATGGTCGAGGCGGTGGCGACCGGGGCTACAACAATGGGCGCGACGGTGGCGGCTACCGCGGAGACGGAGGCTATCAGAATTCTGAAGGTTACGGAGGCGATCGCCGGGACAACTGGCCGGCGTACGGTGGCGCTCGTGGTGGTCCGGCTGGCGGACCTCCGGCCGGTGGCCGTGATAGGCCAATGGATGGGCCACCACCACAAAACGATCGCTGGCAGGAGCCGGGACCGGCGATGGGTCCGCCGGGACCGGGCAGTGTCGGTAGCGGTGGCGGAACAGGACCCGGCGAGGGTGGAGGCGCCGGTGGTCGATCGTTCTACGATCGGGGAGCGAATGGCGGAGGAGGAGGCCGTTGGACGAGTGGTTCCGATCGGCGCGACGGTCGGGGAGGTGGCGGAGGAGGTAGTGGCGGCGGAGGATACGGATCCGGACGTGGTCAGATCGACTACACGATCCTTACCGAGCGGGACGAGCGTCTGGAGGCGGAGCTGTTCAAACACGGCAACACCGGTATCAATTTCAGCAAGTACGAAGATATTCCCGTGGAGGCGACGGGCGATGACGTGCCGGGGCACATCAGCAGCTTCGACGACATTGAGCTGACAGAGATTATCGAGAATAACATAAAGCTGGCACGCTACGACAAACCGACACCGGTGCAGAAGTACGCTATACCGATCATTCTGTCCGGGCGCGATTTGATGGCATGCGCCCAGACGGGATCCGGCAAGACGGCCGCATTCCTGGTGCCGATCCTGAACCAGATGTACAAGCATGGTGCCGCGGCCCCACCACCCAACCGGCCGATGAACCGGCGCAAGCAGTACCCACTGGGGCTGGTGCTGGCGCCTACCCGTGAATTGGCCACTCAAATTTTTGAAGAGTCGAAAAAGTTCTGCTATCGGTCGCGTATGCGCCCGGCCGTACTGTACGGCGGTAATAATACGCAGGATCAGATACGCGATCTCGAGCGGGGCTGTCACTTGATCGTGGCCACGCCCGGTCGGTTGGAGGACATGATTGGACGCGGTAAGGTCGGGTTGGATAACATCCGGTTCCTGGTGTTGGACGAAGCCGATCGCATGCTGGACATGGGTTTCGAGCCCCAGATTCGGCGCATCGTCGAGGAAAGCCGAATGCCGGTGACGGGCGAACGTCAAACGCTCATGTTTTCGGCCACCTTCCCGAAAGCTATCCAGGAGCTGGCGAGCGATTTCCTGTATCGCTACATTTTCCTCGCTGTGGGACGCGTCGGTTCGACCTCGGTCAACATTACGCAGACGATCTTCTGGGTGGAGGAAAACATCAAGCGTTCGCATCTGCTCGATCTGCTGTCGAACATTACGGCACAGAATGACGAGGACGCCGAAAATTGTCTGACGCTGATCTTTGTCGAGACAAAGAAGGCCGCCGATTCGCTGGAGGAGTTCCTGTACAACCACAGCTACCCGGTCACGAGCATCCACGGCGATCGTACGCAGTCCGAGCGTGAGGAAGCGCTCCGCCTGTTCCGTTGTGGTCGCTGCCCGATTCTGGTCGCGACAGCGGTAGCCGCCCGTGGTTTGGACATTCCGAACGTGAAGCAGGTGATCAACTTCGATTTGCCGGCCGAGGTGGAGGAGTACGTGCATCGTATCGGTCGTACCGGCCGTATGGGCAATCTCGGAACGGCAACGTCCTTCTTTAATGAGAAAAACCGTAACGTTGCGAACGGGCTGGTGCGGCTGCTCGCCGAAACGGGTCAAGAAATTCCTGGCTTTCTGGAGGATATGACCAACAGCCGCGGGTATGGTGGAAGCCGCCGCGGAAGGGTACAacgaggtggtggtggatcaACGTTCGGATCACGAGATTATCGTCAGCAGAACAATGCCCGCTCGGGTGGTGGACCGCGCGATCATCGTCAGATGGGTGgaggcggcggtggtggttcccgtgggtacggtggtggtggcggcggcggcggtggtggtggcggtggataCGGTG AACGGGATGACGGTTATGGACGCAACGGCATTGGTGGTGGAAGCTATGGCGGAAGCTACAGCAACAACGATGGAGGCAACGGTGTCGACTGGTGGGGCGATGGTTACTGA